A single region of the Salvia miltiorrhiza cultivar Shanhuang (shh) chromosome 8, IMPLAD_Smil_shh, whole genome shotgun sequence genome encodes:
- the LOC130998711 gene encoding 6,7,8-trihydroxycoumarin synthase-like has protein sequence MTPFLLLFALPIILILYFQTQNPKHAKEELPPPGPPQLPFIGNLHHFDGRSPHTYLHRLSKQYDAVTSLKLGFRRLVVISSAEAVKEIMKSHDAVFSSRPALVTFKKLPYKGHGIGFSPYNDAWRELRKISAIHLFSAKQVQSFRPIFRDELSKMMEKIARDAASSAATDLSETMMSFATNAISRAAFGRRFGDQGYEKTRFFDLFHGEKPLLGGFFVEDYLPWLRWIDSLSGMAAKLDKNISSLHSFCDELIEEHMNPNRPESMEGDVIDILLRIKRDGSSFHLTLDHIKGLLVVMLSYKFHISS, from the coding sequence ATGACTCCATTTCTTTTACTCTTTGCTCTTCCCATAATCCTCATCCTCTACTTCCAAACACAAAACCCTAAACATGCCAAAGAAGAGCTCCCTCCGCCGGGCCCACCGCAGCTGCCGTTCATCGGCAACCTGCACCACTTCGACGGCCGGTCTCCGCACACGTACCTCCACCGCCTCTCGAAGCAGTACGACGCCGTCACGTCCCTCAAGCTCGGATTCCGGCGCCTCGTCGTGATCTCCTCCGCAGAAGCAGTGAAAGAGATCATGAAATCCCACGACGCCGTTTTCTCGAGCAGGCCGGCTCTCGTCACCTTCAAGAAGCTGCCGTATAAGGGCCATGGCATCGGGTTTTCTCCCTACAACGACGCGTGGAGGGAGCTGAGGAAGATCTCCGCCATCCATCTCTTTAGCGCGAAGCAAGTTCAATCCTTCCGCCCCATTTTCAGAGACGAATTGTCGAAGATGATGGAGAAGATTGCTCGAGACGCCGCCTCGTCCGCCGCCACCGATTTGAGTGAGACGATGATGTCGTTTGCTACTAACGCCATCTCCAGAGCTGCATTCGGGAGGAGATTTGGAGACCAAGGCTATGAGAAAACGCGATTCTTCGACCTTTTTCATGGCGAGAAGCCTCTTCTTGGAGGATTCTTCGTGGAGGATTACTTGCCTTGGCTTCGATGGATCGACAGCCTCTCTGGAATGGCTGCGAAGCTAGACAAGAACATTTCTTCCTTGCATTCTTTCTGTGATGAATTGATTGAAGAGCACATGAATCCGAATAGGCCGGAATCCATGGAAGGAGACGTTATTGATATCTTGCTAAGGATCAAAAGAGATGGATCATCGTTTCATCTCACACTCGACCACATCAAAGGACTACTTGTGGTAATGCTTTCATATAAATTTCACATATCAAGTTAA
- the LOC130998712 gene encoding gibberellin 2-beta-dioxygenase 2-like has protein sequence MRRRNSGPFGYGSKVIGPNGDVGWVEYLLFSTNPDHISRNPNFAAPGISQTLWEMVSEYVSAVREMACSVLEMIAEELEMTNGRFPSVKHRVLAAPFKFHPTSARAPSYSSVFSFVLIAKVIFASFLLLCSWPSTTLPALAGT, from the exons ATGAGAAGGCGCAATTCGGGCCCCTTCGGCTACGGCAGCAAGGTCATCGGCCCCAACGGCGACGTCGGGTGGGTCGAGTACCTCCTCTTCTCCACCAACCCCGACCACATCTCCCGCAACCCTAACTTCGCCGCGCCGGGGATCTCCCAAACATTAtg GGAGATGGTGAGCGAGTACGTATCGGCGGTGCGAGAGATGGCGTGCTCGGTGCTGGAGATGATCGCGGAGGAGCTGGAGATGACTAACGGGAGGTTCCCGAGCGTGAAGCACAGGGTGTTGGCGGCCCCATTCAAGTTCCATCCGACAAGTGCGCGAGCTCCTTCCTATTCAtctgttttttcttttgttttgatTGCTAAAGTTATTTTTGCCTCTTTTTTATTGCTTTGCAGCTGGCCATC TACCACacttccagcgctcgctggaacttag
- the LOC130999255 gene encoding pentatricopeptide repeat-containing protein At1g62930, chloroplastic-like, with protein sequence MMSRRAAVSTIDIIHGRGFLNRWSHKSGIISPPFSLFSSHAFQPKRPSIDFGCVKELNDAIELFQKMKSMRLEAPVIAYNKLMSVSVKIEQYSFALYVLDEMLRMGVPVDVYTMTITVNCCCLLKDINSGVAIMEFFFKSGYEPNVVTIATLIKGFFMNDKEAEAVKLFEKVLDLNLCEPNGVMILHIIDGLCKVGQVMAAHEQLLRLESSGFRADVWSYSALIDGFCKEGKMVEAGKILKTMTQQNISPNVVTYSSLIDGFCLKGENERGKKLLDLMTERGLKPNVVTYGSLINGYCKKGSLDEAWLLFLEIPGKGLKHNAHTYNTMIHALFRKDRFVEGWKLFEDMEAQHIHSDLHTYNILMDGLCRNGEIDEALSLLHKINVKGFTPDIVTYGSLIDGLCKNGKRDVARGLLRELPPKGLQPNVWIYTMIIDSLCREEYVEEAECLLVEMKNCGCEPNRVTYNIIIRSLLKQNELHKATSFVEEMRQKGLSADSPTSSVPIEQSGDDFFLKLMMYLAPKDTVS encoded by the coding sequence ATGATGAGCAGAAGAGCAGCTGTTTCTACAATCGATATCATTCATGGAAGAGGATTTCTCAATCGATGGTCGCATAAATCGGGTATTATCTCTCCTccgttctctctcttctcttcccaTGCTTTTCAACCTAAGCGTCCCAGCATCGATTTCGGTTGTGTTAAAGAATTAAATGATGCTATTGAATTGTTTCAAAAAATGAAGAGTATGCGGTTGGAGGCTCCTGTTATCGCGTATAATAAACTTATGAGTGTTAGTGTAAAGATTGAGCAATACTCTTTTGCCCTTTatgtgttggatgaaatgcTTAGGATGGGTGTTCCTGTTGATGTTTACACGATGACTATTACTGTCAACTGTTGTTGTCTCCTGAAAGATATAAACTCTGGTGTTGCTATAATGGAATTCTTTTTTAAGAGTGGTTACGAACCAAATGTCGTGACTATCGCCACTCTCATTAAAGGGTTTTTTATGAACGATAAGGAGGCCGAAGCTGTGAAATTGTTCGAAAAGGTTCTGGATTTAAATCTTTGCGAGCCAAATGGTGTTATGATTCTGCATATTATAGATGGGTTGTGCAAAGTTGGACAGGTCATGGCAGCCCATGAACAACTTCTTAGATTAGAAAGTAGTGGCTTCAGAGCCGACGTTTGGAGTTATAGTGCGTTAATTGACGGATTCTGCAAAGAAGGAAAGATGGTAGAGGCTGGGAAGATATTGAAAACTATGACGCAACAAAATATTTCTCCCAATGTCGTCACATATTCTTCGCTTATTGATGGGTTTTGTTTGAAAGGTGAAAATGAGAGAGGAAAGAAACTACTGGATCTCATGACAGAGAGGGGCCTTAAACCCAATGTTGTTACCTATGGTAGCTTAATCAATGGATATTGCAAGAAAGGGAGCCTCGATGAAGCTTGGCTTCTTTTTCTTGAAATTCCGGGTAAAGGTTTGAAGCATAATGCACATACTTATAATACCATGATACATGCATTATTTAGGAAAGATAGATTTGTTGAGGGCTGGAAACTTTTTGAGGATATGGAAGCTCAACACATACATTCCGACTTGCAtacttataatatattaatgGATGGGTTGTGTAGGAATGGGGAGATTGATGAAGCTCTTTCGTTACTCCACAAGATTAATGTGAAAGGATTTACTCCTGACATAGTCACGTATGGCTCGCTAATTGATGGATTATGCAAAAATGGCAAACGTGATGTTGCAAGAGGTCTTTTGAGGGAACTTCCTCCTAAAGGTTTGCAGCCTAATGTTTGGATATATACAATGATTATTGATTCACTTTGTCGAGAAGAATATGTGGAGGAGGCAGAATGTTTGCTTGTAGAGATGAAGAACTGTGGCTGTGAGCCTAATCGTGTAACATACAACATTATCATCCGAAGTTTGCTAAAGCAAAATGAGCTTCACAAGGCAACATCATTCGTGGAAGAAATGCGCCAAAAGGGATTATCAGCAGATTCTCCAACTTCTTCGGTGCCAATTGAACAGAGTGGAGATGATTTCTTTCTCAAATTGATGATGTACCTTGCTCCCAAGGATACTGTGTCATAG